The following proteins are encoded in a genomic region of Pirellulales bacterium:
- a CDS encoding MotA/TolQ/ExbB proton channel family protein — translation MHSWFGRLRRLRPLLAVAVALVLVSFFASAAFAAEGEQAAPEQGESYLIWVARNSGVIGVVILILSVYFVATVVRMFMELREKVAAPPELIAQSEDLIQQRDFRQLYKVLRESDSFFGRTLSTGISELPNGLPEARESMDRTSEAITMEMERMISMLAVLGTLGPMIGLLGTLKGMIASFSVIARSGTHLDASQVAGGISEALLLTFEGVLLSVPAIYFYALFRNRISAISSNTTLLCEQMLRRLFHMAQWKASPGAATAAAGPATK, via the coding sequence GTGCATTCTTGGTTCGGTCGATTGCGGCGTTTGCGCCCCTTGCTTGCCGTCGCCGTGGCGCTCGTGCTGGTGTCGTTCTTCGCTAGCGCTGCATTCGCGGCCGAAGGGGAACAGGCCGCGCCCGAACAAGGCGAAAGCTACCTGATTTGGGTGGCCAGGAACTCGGGCGTGATCGGCGTCGTGATCCTGATCCTCAGCGTGTACTTCGTCGCCACGGTCGTGCGCATGTTCATGGAGCTGCGCGAAAAGGTCGCCGCCCCGCCGGAGCTGATCGCGCAGAGCGAGGATCTGATCCAGCAGCGCGACTTTCGCCAGCTCTACAAGGTGTTGCGCGAAAGCGATTCGTTCTTCGGTCGCACGCTGTCGACAGGCATTTCCGAATTGCCCAATGGCCTGCCCGAGGCGCGCGAAAGCATGGACCGCACCAGCGAAGCAATCACGATGGAAATGGAACGCATGATCAGCATGCTCGCCGTGCTCGGCACGTTGGGGCCGATGATCGGCCTGTTGGGAACGCTGAAAGGGATGATCGCCAGCTTCAGCGTGATCGCCCGCTCGGGCACGCACCTCGATGCGTCGCAAGTGGCCGGCGGTATTTCCGAAGCGCTGCTGCTGACATTCGAAGGTGTGCTCTTGTCGGTGCCCGCGATTTACTTCTACGCGTTGTTCCGCAACCGCATCTCGGCGATTTCCTCGAACACCACGCTGTTGTGCGAGCAGATGTTGCGCCGCCTGTTCCACATGGCACAGTGGAAAGCGTCGCCAGGCGCCGCCACCGCGGCCGCAGGACCGGCCACGAAATAA
- a CDS encoding biopolymer transporter ExbD, with protein sequence MSGSMSSENRAEPNLTPILDMVFQLITFFMLVVNFKSASVDLNLELPVIGSAMPSESDDSDVMVLNIDKEGRLRVYGEEKNVDAYVAQEAQLSLRKARQTDPELEPGGELPRTVVIRADKSTPFKLLNNVIRTCQSQGFRKFQYRAMTAGET encoded by the coding sequence ATGTCCGGCAGCATGAGCTCGGAAAATCGTGCCGAGCCGAACCTGACGCCGATTCTGGACATGGTGTTCCAGTTGATCACCTTTTTCATGTTGGTGGTCAATTTCAAGTCGGCCAGCGTCGACCTGAACCTCGAGCTGCCGGTGATCGGCTCGGCCATGCCATCCGAGAGCGACGACAGTGACGTGATGGTATTGAACATCGACAAGGAAGGCCGGTTGCGCGTCTACGGCGAAGAGAAGAACGTCGACGCTTACGTCGCGCAGGAAGCCCAACTCTCCCTGCGCAAAGCAAGGCAAACCGATCCCGAGCTGGAGCCCGGAGGCGAACTACCGCGCACGGTCGTGATCCGCGCCGACAAGTCCACGCCGTTCAAACTCTTGAACAACGTGATTCGCACCTGCCAATCGCAAGGCTTTCGCAAGTTCCAATACCGCGCCATGACTGCCGGAGAGACCTGA
- a CDS encoding TerC family protein, which yields MDVTLWHWLAFAVFVSVLLALDLGVFHRGAKETSLAEAARATATWVAVALAFNAFIWYYAGLQPATEFFTGYLVEWSLSMDNVFVFAVIFSYFSVPMKYQYRVLFWGILGAVVMRLTFVLVGGELIKRFEFITYALGLFLVWTAMKLAFSDEEADPENGWTLRLSRRFLPISKENYGEKFFVREAGKFAITPLFLVLIVIDATDFAFAFDSVPAIFAFTDDPFIVFSSNVFAILGLRALYFLLAGVMDMFRYLKYGLSAILLFVGLKMLLHWVAHPPEWYVDRFGNPPEWAQKWIGNPPAWASLVVVLGLLTVSIGASVVHAKIAGPHDTHKPHGEDAANEAQERNVTNSSVE from the coding sequence ATGGACGTCACTCTCTGGCATTGGCTGGCCTTCGCCGTCTTCGTCTCTGTGCTCCTGGCGCTCGATCTGGGAGTCTTTCATCGCGGGGCCAAGGAAACGAGCCTGGCCGAGGCCGCTCGGGCGACGGCCACCTGGGTCGCGGTCGCGTTGGCGTTTAACGCCTTCATCTGGTACTACGCCGGGCTGCAGCCCGCCACCGAGTTCTTCACCGGCTACCTGGTCGAATGGTCGTTGTCGATGGACAACGTCTTCGTCTTTGCCGTGATCTTCAGTTATTTCAGCGTCCCGATGAAGTACCAGTACCGGGTGCTGTTCTGGGGCATCCTGGGCGCGGTCGTCATGCGGTTGACGTTCGTACTGGTTGGCGGTGAGCTGATCAAGCGTTTCGAGTTCATAACTTACGCTCTGGGGCTGTTCCTGGTCTGGACAGCCATGAAGCTGGCCTTCTCGGACGAAGAGGCCGACCCCGAAAACGGTTGGACCCTGCGACTGTCGCGCCGCTTCCTGCCGATCTCGAAGGAAAACTACGGCGAGAAATTCTTCGTGCGCGAGGCGGGCAAGTTTGCCATCACGCCGTTGTTCCTGGTGTTGATCGTGATCGATGCCACGGACTTTGCGTTTGCCTTCGATAGCGTGCCGGCCATTTTTGCCTTTACCGACGATCCGTTCATCGTTTTTTCGTCGAATGTGTTCGCCATTCTCGGCCTGCGGGCGTTGTACTTCCTGCTGGCGGGCGTGATGGACATGTTCCGCTACTTGAAGTATGGATTGTCGGCGATCCTGCTGTTCGTTGGCCTGAAAATGCTGCTGCACTGGGTGGCCCATCCACCAGAGTGGTACGTCGACCGTTTCGGCAATCCGCCGGAGTGGGCGCAAAAATGGATCGGCAATCCGCCGGCCTGGGCGTCGCTGGTCGTGGTGCTGGGGCTATTGACGGTTTCGATCGGCGCCTCGGTCGTTCACGCCAAGATCGCCGGCCCGCACGACACGCATAAGCCGCACGGCGAAGACGCGGCCAACGAAGCGCAAGAGCGCAACGTCACGAATAGCAGCGTCGAATAG
- a CDS encoding biopolymer transporter ExbD, translating into MRRRRKKHVQGEVELNLAAMLDMAFQLLAFFILTFKPAPTEGYIALRMPPPEASTKPGATASEPNPGGAPLERLETLMVTIKSSPEGGIGSIQIEEGAASANLNEFEQQLNTLLGAPGANFEQVILQVGSGLHYDSLVRILDICSRVKLASGEQLTKLSITELPEEG; encoded by the coding sequence ATGCGGCGGCGCCGTAAGAAACACGTGCAAGGCGAAGTCGAGCTGAATCTGGCCGCCATGTTGGACATGGCATTTCAGTTGCTGGCGTTTTTCATTCTCACGTTCAAGCCGGCCCCGACCGAAGGCTATATCGCGCTGCGGATGCCGCCGCCCGAGGCTTCGACCAAGCCCGGCGCCACGGCCTCCGAACCGAATCCCGGCGGCGCGCCGCTGGAACGACTCGAAACGCTGATGGTCACGATCAAGTCCTCGCCCGAGGGAGGCATCGGCTCGATCCAGATCGAAGAGGGCGCGGCGAGCGCGAATCTCAACGAATTCGAGCAGCAGCTCAACACGCTCCTTGGAGCGCCGGGCGCGAACTTCGAACAAGTCATCCTGCAAGTCGGCTCCGGCCTGCACTACGACAGCCTGGTGCGAATCCTCGACATCTGCTCACGCGTCAAACTGGCCTCGGGCGAGCAACTGACAAAGCTCAGCATCACTGAACTGCCCGAAGAGGGATAG